A region from the Bacillota bacterium genome encodes:
- a CDS encoding thiolase domain-containing protein, whose protein sequence is MRDVYVVSGGITKFSKASPNKDFRYMVKEAFDYAMNDVPNLTLDMIDGSVASYFSDHFTRQLMAGIMAQDYLGLCPKPSRRIESGGATGGMCFQSAWEAIASGRLDVCLAYGFETMSRVNTWKGNEFIALASDTNFDYPVGGFYTGYYAMMVQRHMHEFGTTVEQMASVSVKNHGNAMHNPYAQYPMELTIQDVRNSEMVATPLTRLDVCVMSDGAACVILASEEMARKLTDKLVKVIGVGTGTDSMRLADRPHGDVILLPHEKKEDYAHLKYPGVHSFRGGRMAAKLAYEMAGITNPPKEIDFVELHDAFTSSEIQTYEDLGFCKYGEGGRFAESGAAGLDGEVPVNPSGGLLACGHPVGATGLMQAVFALWQLQGTIEKHFGNDRLQVKDARRGLIHSHAGTGTYITVSVLERGF, encoded by the coding sequence GTGCGGGACGTTTACGTGGTCTCCGGGGGGATCACCAAGTTCTCCAAGGCCTCCCCGAACAAGGACTTCCGCTACATGGTCAAGGAAGCCTTCGACTACGCCATGAACGACGTGCCCAACCTGACGTTGGATATGATCGACGGCAGCGTGGCTTCCTACTTCTCCGACCACTTCACCCGACAACTGATGGCCGGCATCATGGCCCAGGACTACCTGGGCCTCTGCCCGAAACCCAGCCGGCGGATCGAATCCGGCGGGGCCACCGGGGGGATGTGCTTCCAGTCGGCCTGGGAGGCCATCGCCTCGGGCCGGCTGGACGTCTGCCTGGCCTACGGCTTCGAGACCATGTCCCGGGTCAACACTTGGAAAGGCAATGAGTTCATCGCCCTCGCTTCGGACACCAACTTCGACTACCCGGTGGGCGGGTTCTACACCGGCTACTACGCGATGATGGTCCAGCGGCACATGCATGAGTTCGGGACCACCGTCGAGCAGATGGCCTCGGTCTCGGTGAAGAACCACGGGAACGCCATGCACAACCCGTACGCCCAGTATCCGATGGAGCTGACGATCCAGGACGTCCGCAACTCCGAGATGGTCGCCACGCCCCTGACCCGGCTCGACGTCTGCGTCATGTCCGACGGCGCCGCCTGCGTCATCCTGGCCTCCGAGGAAATGGCCCGGAAGCTGACGGACAAGTTGGTCAAGGTCATCGGGGTCGGGACGGGCACCGATTCGATGCGCCTGGCCGACCGGCCCCACGGCGACGTCATTCTGCTGCCCCACGAGAAGAAGGAGGACTACGCTCACCTCAAGTATCCAGGGGTCCACTCCTTCCGGGGCGGCCGCATGGCGGCCAAGCTGGCCTATGAGATGGCCGGGATCACCAATCCGCCGAAGGAGATCGACTTCGTCGAACTCCATGATGCCTTTACCTCCTCTGAGATCCAGACCTACGAGGACCTCGGGTTCTGCAAGTACGGCGAGGGCGGCCGCTTCGCCGAATCCGGCGCCGCCGGCCTCGACGGCGAAGTGCCGGTGAACCCCTCCGGTGGCCTCCTGGCCTGCGGACACCCGGTCGGGGCCACCGGTCTGATGCAGGCGGTCTTCGCCCTCTGGCAGCTCCAGGGGACGATTGAGAAGCACTTCGGCAACGACCGCCTGCAGGTCAAGGACGCGCGCCGCGGGCTGATTCACAGCCACGCCGGGACGGGGACCTACATCACCGTCAGCGTCCTCGAGAGGGGGTTTTAG
- a CDS encoding CoA-transferase: MVNPGAEAGKAAEAAKAAVRYNSMELMICLAARCLEDGSTVVVGTGAPCAAAMLAQKTCSPNLMIMFEAGGAGPLLPSMPISVGDSRTFYHGLFAGSMGEIMDACQRGMVDCTFLGGAQIDPYGNINSTVIGPHAKPKVRFPGSGGANDLASLCWRTMMITPQDAKRFVPKCDFVTSPGYLTGPGAREAAGLPPGTGPYKVITQLAVIGFDEATKRMKVEGLHPGVTREDVIKNTGFELLWAEEVSTSEPPREEELRILREQVDPYRYIIGRG, encoded by the coding sequence GTGGTCAATCCGGGGGCCGAAGCCGGCAAGGCCGCAGAAGCCGCCAAGGCCGCCGTTCGCTACAACTCGATGGAGCTGATGATCTGCCTGGCCGCCCGCTGCCTCGAGGACGGCAGCACGGTCGTGGTCGGGACCGGCGCCCCCTGTGCCGCCGCCATGCTGGCCCAGAAGACTTGCTCGCCGAACCTGATGATCATGTTCGAGGCCGGCGGGGCGGGGCCGCTCCTCCCCTCGATGCCCATCTCGGTCGGCGATTCCCGGACCTTCTATCACGGCCTCTTTGCCGGCAGCATGGGTGAGATCATGGACGCCTGCCAGCGCGGGATGGTCGACTGCACCTTCCTCGGCGGGGCTCAGATCGACCCTTACGGCAACATCAACTCGACGGTCATCGGCCCGCATGCCAAGCCGAAGGTTCGCTTTCCCGGCAGCGGCGGGGCCAACGACCTGGCCTCCCTGTGCTGGCGGACGATGATGATCACCCCGCAGGACGCCAAGCGCTTCGTCCCCAAGTGCGACTTCGTCACCTCGCCGGGATACCTGACCGGTCCGGGAGCCCGCGAGGCGGCCGGCCTGCCTCCCGGGACCGGGCCCTACAAGGTCATCACCCAGCTGGCCGTGATCGGCTTCGACGAGGCGACCAAGCGGATGAAGGTCGAGGGGCTCCACCCCGGGGTGACCCGCGAGGACGTCATCAAGAACACCGGCTTCGAGCTGCTCTGGGCCGAAGAGGTGTCCACCAGCGAGCCGCCGCGGGAGGAGGAGCTGAGGATATTGAGGGAGCAGGTGGATCCGTACAGGTACATCATTGGGAGAGGGTAA
- a CDS encoding PAS domain-containing methyl-accepting chemotaxis protein — protein MAAAKQEAAFALVRSSSVGTAGSPVREAPATAFSIYQSVVKSLPDPLFITDSELTVVYMNEACEQLIGYSAAETVNRMKCQDVFRSDICNNGCAIKGCMASGHSVVGARVFITHRSGRQIPVSASAGVITDPTGQVVGGLEVIRDISDQVAAEVEVKNKEEYSTSIVQGISDPFFVANAQLTITYMNDACATLTGYSPAETVNKLKCREVFKSNIGDSGCALKQCMSTGKTVSGARVVITDKTGAKKNILASAGGIKDSRGQVIGGFELCRDISNLVAAETELQKNAEETSATSEEFAASIEEVSSVSEEMAATVGKVNENTQEVLKTVQQSTDAAGNGARTVSETAEASRAIAQAAAESKRDMLELKDHSRRITEILDVIRDIAEQTNLLALNAAIEAARAGDQGRGFAVVAEEVRKLASRAQSSTKQILELVQGINAKTDNLDKSLDKVQGQVTVTVEKTDRARAVLEEIVRSSEASKEGMHSIASAMTQAAASTEQTSASVQQAAAAAQELARLGQSLRDLSHRIGTEV, from the coding sequence ATGGCCGCCGCCAAACAAGAGGCCGCCTTCGCCCTGGTCCGTTCATCATCCGTGGGTACCGCCGGATCTCCCGTCCGGGAGGCGCCGGCCACCGCCTTCAGCATCTATCAATCCGTGGTCAAGAGCCTTCCCGACCCGCTCTTCATAACCGACTCTGAGCTAACCGTAGTCTACATGAACGAGGCCTGCGAGCAACTGATCGGGTACAGCGCCGCGGAGACGGTCAACCGGATGAAGTGCCAGGATGTCTTCCGCAGCGACATCTGCAATAATGGGTGCGCCATCAAGGGCTGCATGGCCTCGGGTCACTCGGTGGTCGGGGCTCGGGTGTTCATCACCCACCGATCGGGCCGCCAGATCCCGGTCAGCGCCAGCGCCGGAGTGATCACCGATCCCACCGGCCAGGTGGTCGGAGGCCTCGAGGTCATCCGGGACATCAGCGACCAAGTCGCCGCCGAGGTCGAGGTCAAGAACAAGGAAGAGTACAGCACCAGCATCGTCCAGGGGATCTCCGACCCCTTCTTCGTCGCCAACGCCCAGCTGACCATCACCTACATGAATGATGCCTGCGCCACCCTGACCGGATACTCTCCGGCCGAGACCGTCAACAAGCTGAAGTGCCGCGAGGTCTTCAAGAGCAACATCGGTGATTCCGGCTGTGCCTTGAAGCAGTGCATGTCGACGGGCAAGACGGTCAGCGGGGCTCGGGTGGTCATCACCGACAAGACCGGGGCCAAGAAGAACATCCTGGCCAGCGCGGGCGGCATCAAGGACAGTCGGGGCCAGGTCATCGGGGGGTTCGAGCTGTGCCGCGATATCTCCAACCTGGTCGCCGCGGAGACCGAGCTCCAGAAGAACGCCGAGGAGACCAGCGCCACCAGCGAGGAGTTCGCCGCCAGCATCGAAGAGGTCTCCTCGGTCAGTGAGGAGATGGCGGCCACCGTCGGCAAGGTCAATGAGAACACCCAGGAGGTCCTGAAAACCGTCCAACAGTCCACCGACGCCGCCGGCAACGGGGCCCGGACGGTCAGCGAGACCGCCGAGGCCAGCCGGGCGATCGCCCAGGCGGCCGCCGAGTCCAAGCGCGACATGTTGGAACTCAAGGACCACAGCCGGCGGATCACCGAGATTCTCGACGTCATCAGGGACATCGCCGAACAGACCAACCTCCTGGCCCTCAACGCGGCCATCGAGGCCGCCCGGGCCGGTGACCAGGGACGAGGATTCGCCGTCGTCGCTGAGGAGGTCAGGAAGCTGGCCTCGCGGGCCCAGAGTTCGACCAAGCAAATCCTCGAACTGGTCCAGGGGATCAACGCCAAGACCGACAACCTCGATAAGTCGCTGGATAAGGTCCAGGGCCAGGTGACAGTGACGGTCGAGAAGACCGACCGGGCCAGGGCCGTCCTCGAGGAGATCGTCCGGTCGTCGGAGGCCTCGAAGGAGGGCATGCACAGCATCGCTTCGGCGATGACCCAGGCGGCCGCCTCGACCGAGCAGACCAGCGCCTCGGTCCAACAGGCGGCGGCCGCCGCTCAGGAATTGGCCAGACTGGGCCAGAGCCTGCGCGACCTCAGCCACCGGATCGGGACGGAAGTCTGA
- a CDS encoding Zn-ribbon domain-containing OB-fold protein, whose amino-acid sequence MADVKKIKVPETQEGTVVYNLDPLIVKSHYEIDYIHSYAQDSPFFAGLSAGRLMGSHCPKCGYTYATPRSHCMQCGAKTDWVELPKEGRVHTWTTCHFGSEVFLPETPFTLILVEFEGVNTLFLSRLIGVEPGRAEIGMKVRAQFLRNSKFLPTDVYFVPA is encoded by the coding sequence GTGGCCGACGTCAAGAAGATCAAAGTCCCCGAAACCCAGGAGGGGACCGTGGTCTACAACCTCGATCCCCTGATCGTCAAGTCCCACTACGAGATCGACTACATCCACAGTTACGCCCAGGATTCGCCGTTCTTCGCCGGGCTGTCGGCCGGCCGGCTGATGGGTTCGCACTGCCCCAAGTGCGGCTACACCTACGCCACCCCGCGCAGCCACTGCATGCAGTGCGGGGCCAAGACCGACTGGGTCGAACTGCCCAAGGAAGGCCGTGTCCACACCTGGACGACCTGCCACTTCGGTTCGGAGGTGTTCCTCCCGGAGACCCCCTTCACTCTGATCCTGGTCGAGTTCGAAGGGGTGAACACCCTCTTCCTGTCGCGGCTCATCGGGGTCGAACCGGGCAGGGCCGAGATCGGGATGAAGGTCAGGGCCCAGTTCCTCCGGAACTCCAAGTTCCTGCCGACCGACGTCTACTTCGTTCCAGCATAG
- a CDS encoding CoA-transferase, protein MEVKQQGEGRLFTDPDANRAREYFRTKPRALKSKLTTVSEAVANLIHDGDYVAVGGFGTNRIPTALLHEIVRQKKKNLGLSGHTATHDFQILAAGGCIDRCDVAYVVGLEARGLSRNSRRLFESGQLEVTEWTNAALAWRYRAAAMGVPFIPARSMLGTDTFKKSAAKEIECPFTGETLVALPALYPDVALVHVHRADAYGNCQVDGIMVADQELTRAAKKVIVTCERLIPNEEIRRQPEKTAITYFTVDAVIEVPFGSYPGNMAGEYFSDEEHIREWLSAEEDPQTFRAFLDKYIYGTKDFQEYLGLCGGLARMQKLRALELLSIPKGGE, encoded by the coding sequence TTGGAAGTCAAGCAGCAGGGCGAAGGGCGGCTGTTCACCGACCCGGATGCCAACCGCGCCAGGGAGTACTTTCGCACCAAACCTCGGGCCCTGAAGAGCAAGCTGACCACGGTCAGCGAGGCCGTGGCCAATCTGATCCACGATGGGGACTACGTCGCCGTCGGCGGGTTCGGGACCAACCGTATCCCGACGGCCCTCCTCCACGAGATCGTCCGGCAAAAGAAGAAGAACCTCGGACTGTCTGGGCACACGGCCACCCACGACTTCCAGATCCTCGCCGCCGGCGGCTGCATCGACCGTTGCGACGTGGCCTACGTGGTCGGGCTGGAGGCCCGCGGGCTGTCCCGGAACTCCCGCCGGCTCTTCGAGAGCGGCCAACTCGAGGTGACCGAATGGACCAACGCCGCCCTGGCCTGGCGTTACCGTGCGGCGGCGATGGGCGTGCCGTTCATCCCCGCCCGCAGCATGTTGGGCACCGACACCTTCAAGAAGAGCGCGGCCAAGGAGATCGAGTGCCCCTTCACCGGCGAGACCCTGGTGGCCCTGCCGGCCCTCTACCCCGACGTCGCCCTGGTCCACGTTCACCGGGCCGATGCCTACGGCAACTGCCAGGTCGACGGGATCATGGTCGCCGACCAGGAGCTCACCCGAGCGGCCAAGAAGGTCATCGTCACCTGCGAACGGCTCATCCCCAATGAAGAGATCAGGCGTCAGCCGGAGAAGACGGCGATCACCTACTTCACCGTCGACGCCGTCATCGAGGTGCCCTTCGGGAGCTACCCAGGGAACATGGCCGGCGAGTACTTCTCCGACGAGGAGCACATCCGCGAGTGGCTGTCCGCCGAGGAGGACCCCCAGACCTTCCGGGCCTTCCTCGACAAATACATCTACGGCACCAAGGACTTTCAGGAGTACCTGGGACTGTGCGGCGGTCTGGCGAGGATGCAGAAACTGCGGGCCCTCGAGCTGCTCAGCATCCCGAAGGGGGGCGAGTGA
- a CDS encoding acyl-CoA dehydrogenase, with amino-acid sequence MDFHLTETQEMIRRTVREFALQEVAPGAAERDEKSEFPAELVKQMGALDLFALPFSEEYGGAGGDYLSYAVAVEEISRVDAALGITFAAHVSIGTSPIYLFGTEAQKREWIPRCARGEILASFGLTEPNAGSDAAGTQTTAALVDDQWVLNGSKCFITNASHCGVAVVTAVTEKGKGTRGITSFIVPRSAPGFKTGKKYDKLGLRSSDTAEIVLEDCRVPQENLLGRPGEGFKQFMMALDGGRISIGAMALGIAQGCLDAAVKYARERVQFGQAIGKFQAIQFKLADMATQVELARLAVYRAAWLKDNHLPYTKEAAMAKLYASEIATRAALEAIQIHGGYGYMKEYPVERYLRDAKLCEIGEGTSEIQRLVIARQLGL; translated from the coding sequence GTGGACTTCCACCTCACCGAGACGCAGGAGATGATCAGGCGGACGGTCCGCGAGTTCGCGCTCCAGGAGGTCGCCCCGGGGGCGGCCGAGCGCGACGAGAAGAGCGAGTTCCCGGCCGAACTGGTCAAGCAGATGGGCGCCCTCGACCTCTTCGCCCTGCCCTTCAGCGAGGAGTACGGCGGGGCCGGGGGTGACTACCTCAGCTACGCCGTGGCCGTGGAAGAGATCTCGCGGGTCGACGCGGCCCTAGGGATCACCTTTGCCGCCCATGTCTCGATCGGCACCTCGCCGATCTACCTCTTTGGGACCGAAGCCCAGAAACGCGAGTGGATTCCCCGCTGCGCCCGCGGCGAGATTCTGGCCTCCTTCGGCCTGACCGAACCGAACGCCGGGTCGGACGCCGCCGGCACCCAGACGACGGCCGCCCTCGTCGATGACCAGTGGGTCCTCAACGGCTCGAAGTGCTTCATCACCAACGCCTCCCACTGCGGGGTGGCGGTGGTCACGGCGGTCACCGAGAAGGGCAAGGGGACCCGGGGGATCACCTCGTTCATCGTCCCCAGAAGCGCACCCGGCTTCAAGACCGGCAAGAAGTACGATAAGCTCGGCCTGAGGTCGTCGGACACGGCCGAGATCGTCCTGGAGGACTGCCGCGTCCCGCAGGAGAACCTCCTCGGGCGACCGGGCGAGGGGTTCAAGCAGTTCATGATGGCCCTCGACGGCGGCCGGATCAGCATCGGGGCGATGGCCCTCGGGATCGCCCAGGGCTGCCTCGACGCGGCCGTCAAGTACGCCCGGGAGCGGGTCCAGTTCGGGCAGGCCATCGGGAAGTTCCAGGCCATCCAGTTCAAGCTGGCCGACATGGCCACCCAGGTCGAGCTGGCCCGCCTGGCCGTCTACCGGGCGGCCTGGCTCAAAGACAATCACCTCCCGTACACCAAAGAGGCGGCCATGGCCAAGCTCTACGCCTCGGAGATCGCCACCCGGGCGGCCCTCGAGGCCATCCAGATCCACGGCGGCTACGGTTACATGAAGGAATACCCGGTCGAACGCTACCTCCGCGACGCCAAGCTATGCGAGATCGGCGAAGGGACCTCGGAGATCCAGCGATTGGTCATCGCCAGACAGTTGGGGTTGTGA